A window from Longimicrobiaceae bacterium encodes these proteins:
- a CDS encoding HNH endonuclease signature motif containing protein, protein MSGGAGERSLRERIFARDAFRCVYCARTFPAEQLTLDHVQPRMRGGDHSPGNLVTACSSCNTRKGSAPAWAFLAELPEERANFLRYAGAVWPRLRRAVEEAARD, encoded by the coding sequence ATGAGCGGCGGGGCGGGGGAGAGGTCGCTCCGGGAGCGGATCTTCGCGCGGGACGCCTTCCGCTGCGTCTACTGCGCCCGGACCTTCCCGGCGGAGCAGCTCACGCTCGACCACGTGCAGCCCCGCATGCGCGGCGGCGACCACTCCCCCGGGAACCTGGTCACGGCCTGCTCCTCCTGCAACACGCGCAAGGGCTCGGCCCCGGCGTGGGCGTTCCTGGCGGAGCTCCCGGAGGAACGCGCGAACTTCCTCCGCTACGCCGGAGCGGTGTGGCCCCGGCTGCGCCGGGCCGTCGAGGAGGCGGCGCGGGACTGA